GATCAGTGGCTGGGTCTCGGGCCAGAACCAGGTGGGGCCGAGATCGAACGCCGCGCCATTGCTGGCGGCCACGGCCGACAGGATGCGTCCGCCGAGCCGCGGGCGCGCCTCGAATACAGTGAAGCTGCGGCCCTGCATCTTGAACTGCCGCGCCAGCGCGAGGCCGCAGAGCCCTCCGCCGATGATCGCCGTATCCAGCATGGAACAGTCCTCGCGAATCTTGCTGATTGGAGCCCTTGCAAGATTCGCGCACAGTTCCGGGAAATATGGCCTTGCGGGCATTTCCAACGCCCTGCGGCGGCGGGCGCGGACGGCTTTGGCCCTCGCCCTGTGGGATCGCACACCTCGCCAGCGTCGCATTTCCCGCGTGGTGCGACGGATTTCCGACATGGCGCCCACATTTACCTCCGGCCAATCGGCCGTCTTCCGGCCTGTCCACGGCCGCAAACCCGCGTCGGCGCGAGATTTTTGACCCTTTTGCGAGACGAGCCGAAGTCATCGCGCCCACCCGCCGGCGGGCTGGCACGAAACTTGATCCCGTTGAGGGACAGTTCGTTTGACCGTTTCTGCCCCCGGAGATTGGAAATGCTCGTCGCGTCCGAATTCGCGTCGTCCTCGCTCGACGACATCAAGGCAGCCCTCGCGGGCGGCACCCTCACCTTCTATTCCGTCGCCCGGCCGGTGAGCGCCGATCATGCGGTGGACCGCAGCGGCAAGCTTGCCGCATTCACCTTTGCGACCCCGGCTTTCAGCACGCCCTCCGAGGACGGCTCGGAAGTGCCGAGTTTCGTCGAAGCAGCCGTGAAGGCGTCTGAAGTCGGCACGCCCGGCTTCGCCCGCGCGCTGACCGCCGACGGCAAGACCGTCGCCGACTTCTCTGTCGGTCCCGGCGCGCGCGAGATCAAGCTTGCGGAAGTCTCCTGCTCGCCGGGCGCCCCGGTGAAGGTGGTGAAGTTCACCGTCAATCCGGAAGGCGGCTGGCCGGAGCGTCCCGACTATTACGACGCCCATCCGCGCCCCGGCTTCAGCCTGCCCAAGGTGCGCTGAGCCATCTGATTTCGTCCCGGGGCCCCGTGCCCCGGGACGTGACTGCCCCGGGACGCGCTGCCCGGACGTGAATGCCGACCAGAGACCATTCCACAGCCACAGGAGAGCCTTGCGTCATGTCCACCGTTCTTCCCGGACCGCTGGTGAGCACCCAATGGCTGGCGGACCATCTGTCGGCACCGGACGTGAAGATTCTGGACTGCACCTGGCTGCATGAAAGCTCCAACATGGACGGGCGCACGCAGTATCGCGGCCGCCATCTGCCGGGCTCGGTGCATTTCGATATCGACGCCGTGGCGGACAAGTCCAGCCCCCTCCCCCACATGCTGCCGCCGGCGGCGGAGTTCGCCAAGAAAGTAGGCCTGCTTGGCATCGGCGATGGCGACAAGGTGATCGTCTACGACCGCATGTGCGGCGGCGCGGCGGCCGCGCGCGTTTGGTGGATGTTCCGCACCTTCGGCTATCACGACGTGGCCATGCTCGACGGCGGCTACGGCAAGTGGGTGAAGGAGAAGCTCCCGTCCGACATGTCTCCGGTGCGGCCGGAGCCCAAGACCTTCACCGCCGTGCTCGACCCCACGCTGGTACGTTCGCTGGACCAGATGCTGGCCAACGTCGCCTCCGGCACCGAACAGGTGATCGACGCGCGCGGGCCGGCGAAATTCACCGGGAGCCAGGACGATGTCTTCCCGGCGAAGAAGAAGGGCCACATCCCCGGCGCCATCAACCTGCCGTGGGGCGATCTCATCGTCGAGGAGAGCGGCGAGCTGGTTCAGCCCGACGCCATCAGAGCGCGCCTCGCTGCCGCCGGCGTCGATCTGGAAAAGCCCATCGTCGTCACCTGTGCCTCCGGCACCATTGCCTGCGTGGTCATGCTCGCCCTCTACCTCCTCGGCAAGACGGACGTCGCGCTCTACGACGGCTCGTGGGCCGAATGGGGCCTGAAGGACGAGACGCCCAGCGCGGCGGCGGCCTGAGGGGAAACGCCATGGCGACCGACGACCTCACGCTTCTCGGCGACGGCGACGAATTCACGCTGCACGGTGCTGATGACCAGACCCATTTCGTCCTGCGCTTCAAGCCGGACGGCCTCGTTGCGGACATTTCCGGAGAGGACGCGGAGCGGTTCCGCGGCGACTATGAAACGATCCGGGTCCAGTATCCGGACTGGAGTTCGGACCAAGTCCTGGCCCAGCTCTGGGACCAGGGCGGCTACAGCTGGCTCGCATCGCCGGAAGGCTGAGGCGCACGCCGCGCGCGGATGACAGACCGGCGAAAGCCGACGGGAGACGAACATGGCGACCACGCTCATCAAGACCACTTCCGACGGCCGCAAGCTCGAAGTGTCCGGCCTCGCAATCCTGTTCGACGGCCAGCTCGAAGCCTTCGACCTGACCGAGGTGAAGATGCACCCCAACCGCCGCAAGATCTGGGAGGTGCACCCCGAGGCGACCCACATCGCCGGCCGGGTGACGCTCACCAAGGAAGAGGCGGAAGCGGTCGAGGCCGCCTTCAAGAAAGCCGAGGCGGAAATCCTCGCCAGCCCCGCCGCGATCAACGAGCGCTTCCGCATCGCCATGATGTGGCGGGCCCGGAGCGAAGGCATCGAGTGAAGGTGGCGCCAGCGGCACCGCAACCGGATCCGTTGAAGACAAAAAGCCCCGGGCATGCCGGGGCTTTTTACATTGGCGGGCAATGATACAGGACTATTCGGCGGCCTCCGCCAGGACGATCGGCTCATTTGCATTGACCGCCGCGCGGGCGTTGCGCGCGAGACGGGATTCGCCATCCTCCGCGCCGAAGCAGATGTGAAATTCATCGCAGTCCGAGCACACCGGCGCCGCGCACAGGGTGAAGCCCTCCGATCCGCAGACCATGCGGTAGAGGAACTTCTTCCACTTCATGTCCTGGCTGTTCTTGCGGGCGAGCGGCGCGAAGCGACGCGTCATCAATTCGCGCAGCTCGGCACGGCTCCGCAGCCCGAGATCCTGCCACAGATGGTGGGGGGACTGGCAGCGCCGCGCGATCATGGCGATGAAATGGGTTTGCAGCCGGCCGGCATCGGAAGAATAGATGCCGAGGATGTCGCGTACCGACTGTTCTTCGGGCGTCACCTCGATCGCCCGCGGGTCAACCTGCGCTGCAAGCACAGGGGCCGCAGTGGGAAAAAGAATGGCGGCAACATCCAGGAAGGCCGCGCGGTCGAGGCCGAGGGCCTCGAGCCGCTCCCTGCCGTCCTCCTCCGCCTCAGCGAAAGCGAGGCTGACGATGGAGGCCGCCACATGAACATCGAGCGCGTCCGCACCAGAGGAGGACGATGACGCGATCAACCAGTCATAGACCTCTTCGGCGCGCATGGCGGCACTCCTTGAAGGACACGCGCGGGCCGAAAAGGCCCGCGCTCGGCGAATCCGCCTCAGGCGGCGGCCTTCTCCAGGCCGTGGATCTGGCAATTGGCCGGGCAGACACGGGCGCACGCACCGCAACCGATGCAAGCGCCGATATCGTTCATGACCATCACCTTCTTCTCGACCTCATCGTCCTCGTCGTCATCGAGAGAAACGACGTCGCCATCTTCATTGATGCCCTTGAGGGTCATCACGTCGCGGCCGCACACCTTGTAGCAGCGGCCGCATCCGATGCATTTGTCCTTGTCGATGTCGAGCAGGTAGTCTGGCTGCCAGGCTCGACCATCCCTGGTTTCGTTAGACATCTGAAAATCGCCTTCTGAAATATTAGGCGGCCTCGAGTCCCTTCAAGTCCGCGCGCTTCTTCTCAAGCTCGGCGAAGGCGTCGTGCGCCTTCTTTGCGACAACCATGATCTGCTCCCAGTTGATCGGGAGTTCTTCCGACAGATCGTGAAGGTCCATCTTGGACTGCGTCGCCTTGGCGGACAGCTTCTTGATCTCGGCCTTGAGTTCGTCCACGTCGCTCATGGGTGCACCTTGGGTCTCAGTATTTCGCCACTTCGGGGAACTTGTTGATCATCTCAACGCCCTGCTGGACAAACTTCGTGCCCTCCTCGGCGAGCTTCGCCAGGTTATCGAAGCCGAAGCGGTGGACGTCGCGGAGCTGCTTGTTGACGACGATCAGCCGCCCGCCGATGAGCACCATGCGGCCGAAGCCTTCGTGGCTCATCTTGAGCATGGGCGAGATCATCACCCGCGTCTCCATCTCGATCATCAGGCAGATCGCGTTGAAGAACAGCTCCAGGCGCCAGATGGTCTCGGGGTCGGGATCGCCGATGAGGGGGAGCGCGCGGCGCGCCTCCTTGTCGACGATGTAAGGCTCGATCAGGTCGAGATCGGCCTTGCCTTCCCAGGCGCCGTGGGTGTCCTGGGCGCGCCAGACCTTGATGAGTTGCTTGATGAACGGGGAGTCAGCGGCCTGAGACGGCTCGATGACTTGCGCTGCTTCGGCCATGACTATCCCTCACTCGTCGAAATCGAACGTGCGCTCTTGGCCCTTCGACATGACCTTGCGCAGCCACGGGGGTGGGTTGCCCTGAAGGACGACTTCCAGCTTGCCGATGAGATCGGAGATATCCTCGGGCTGGTTGACCTTCATCGGATGAATGTTGTTGGCGACCACGCGGGCGGCGCCGGAACCGCCGATGGCGGCTACATAGAGGATGGTGCAGTCCTTGATCGCATCGATCTTCGGCGCCAGCTTGTCCTCGTTGCCGTCTTCCTTCAGGTCGCCGTCAAACTCGATGGCCTCGATGAAGTGATGGCCTTCCGGACCCACCTCGTAGATGGCGATGTTCTTCGCCCAGCCGAAATGGGCATCGACCCTTTTGAGATCCTGGGTTGCGAATGCGACTTTCATGGCAGGCTCGCCTCTCTCGCGGTCGGGGTCGTTGGGAACGTCAGTGATGGGCGGTGCTGGGTGCGGGGCCGAGTTCCGGCGCGCCCGAGTGGGCACCTCCATGGCCGTGGCCATGGTCGTCCCAGGGATTTTTCCAGGTCTCGGGGGTCGCGTCGTGGTTCTGCTCGTGGTCGGCGATGCACATGTTCGCCAGTGTGAACATGAGGTCGCGCGTGCCGCGATAGCCGACCGTCATCTTGTGGCCGGAGCCGATGCGGTCGAACATGGGAATGCCGATGCGGTAGAAGGGGATGTTGAGCCGGTCCGCCGCCTGGCGTCCGTGGGAGTGCGTGAGCAGCAGGTCACAGCCGCGCTCCGTCGCCAGCGTCTCCAGATCCTCAAGATCACCCAGAAGGACCTCGTCGCACGGCAACTTCTCGAACACCGGCGACTGGGTGGTGGTGACGGCGGCCGTGACGTGCGCACCCATCTCGTGCAAGGCGGAGGCGACATCGAACAGGAGGTCCGGCTCCGCACCGATGGCGAGCTTGCGGCCGCCGAGGTGGAAATGCGCATCCAGCATCGCATCGACCAGCTGGCCCCGCTGCCGGCGATAGCGGCGCGGCACCTCGCGGCCCGAGATCTCGCTCAGGAACATGAAGAATTCGTCGTTCGGCCCGAGCCCGCAGAGGCGCTCGAACAGCCGGTAGGGCGTGCCTGTCTTCTTCTGCATCGCCTCGGCGGCCGCCTTCATCTGGGTGCCGATGGCGATGGTCCAGGCCGCCTCGCCCATGGTGGCGATCTCGTCCACACCGATGCCGCCGATGGTGGTCGGCGTGAAATCGTCCGGGATATGGCCGTCGAGAGAACCGACGAGGTCCGGGAGGAAGGAGGGCTGAAGGCCAAAATCCTCAAGGATGCAGCGCAACTCGTCCAGATCGCCGGGCTGGAGGTGGCAGCCGGGCAGCACGTTCACGCGCTTCGGATTCTTCGGTGCATCCGGCTCGGGCTTCTTCACCAGCACCTCGACGATCTTGGCGACCGTCTTTTCCCAGCCGTCCTGGAAGGCATCCTTGAAATCCGGCGTGGAAACATAGACCATCGGGAAGTCCGCGAGTTGCGGATACTTGTCCCGCACCATCTTGATGTAGCCGTCCACGTCGTCGCCCTTGGTCTCGGTGACGCCTGTGGAGCAGATGCCGATGATTTCAGGCTTTGTGCGGTTGTAGATGTTGAGGATGGCTTGCTCGACATTGTCATAACCGCCGAGCACGGTGGCGACCTCGCTCATGGCCGTGGTCTGGAGCGGGATCGCCTCCTTGAAGTGCCGCACAAACAGCACGAGGCCGAACGAGGTGCAGCCCTGCGAGCCGTGCAGCAGCGGCATGGCGCCTCGGAGCCCCATGAAGGCGAGCGCGCCGCCGATGGGCTGGCTCATCTTCAGCGGATTGACCGCACAGCTCTTCTTGCCTTGGACGAACTTGGCCATCGCCCCCTCCTATTCGGCGGCCACGAGAGCGGCCGGCGTGCCGAGCGGGGCGATGAGTTCGTCCAGCATGTCCTCGATGCGCTCACCGCACTTGCCGCAGCCGGAGCCGGCCTCGGTGCGGGCGGTCACCTCGGCGAGGTTCGCCGCGCCGGCGGCGACCGCATCCTCGATGGTACCGACGGAGACGCTCTTGCAGTTGCAGACCTTCTTGGCGCGGCGCGCGGCCTCGGCCAGCACCGGATCAGCCGGCGGGGGCTCCGCGACGCCGAGGGCCTCGAAGATATCCTCGATGCGGCCCGAGCACGCGCCGCAGCCGCCGGAGGCGTTGGTGTGGGTCTTCACGCCCTCGACCGTGGTGAGGCCGTGGGCCGTGATGGCGTCCTCGATGGTGCCGAGGTCCACGCTCTTGCAGTTGCAGATCTTCTTGGCGCGCCGTGCCTTCTCGGCGGCGACCGGATCGGCGGCAAGCGCGGCGGCCTCGGCCTCCATCTCGGCGATGGCGCGGTTCTGCCAGTTGTTTTCGGGATTGTCCCATGGGGCGGGCTTGCGCACCTGCTCCCAGATGGGATTGTAGAGCGCCTTGTCGATCTCCTCGACGAGCTTCACCATGCCGATGTAGCCCATGTAGGCGTGGTGGCGCTCCTGATTGATGTCGAGCCACGGCATGGCGGCCTTGAGCGCGATGAACTGCGAGCGGCCGCCCGAGAGCATGATGTCGGCCTTCGCGTCCTTCAGCATCTTGTACATTTCGCGGGGCGTCATGTCGTCGATCATGTGGGCGTCCTGCCCCATGAGCTCCTTGATGCGCTCCTTGTCCTCCTTGGTGGACTTCTTGACCGAGGTGCCGACCAGCTCGAGGCCGGCCTCCTGCAGCGCCGCGACCACCGACCAGGACTTCACGCCGCCGGTGATGAGCAACACCTTCTTGTTCTTGAAGCGGTCCTTGAACTTCGCGATCGCCGCCCAGGCCCGCGCTTCCTCGCGCTCGATCAGCGCCTCGGTGCGGTCCATCAGCTCGGGATCGGCGCCGCGCTCGATGAGCATGCGGGCGAGTTCACGCAGCGAATCCGAGGAATCCTGGATGCCGTAGAAGGAGCCCTCGAAGAAGGGGATGTCGTAGCGCTCCTCCATCTTGCGGGCCACGTTGATCATGGCCTTGGAGCAGACCATCATCGCCGCCTTCGCGCGATGGGAGGAGGCGACATCCTTGTAGCGGCCGTCGCCGGAGATGCAGGCGAGGATGCGAATGCCCAGCTCGTCGAGCAGGGGCTTCACCTGCCACAACTCTCCGGAGAGATTGTATTCGCCGATGATGTTGATGTCGTACGGTGTCGTATATTCCGGCTCCTCGGTGCCGATGACATGGTCAAGGATGGCCTCGCCGGCAAGCTTGTTGCCGAGATTCTTCGGGCCCACGAAGCCGGGCGAATTGATCGGGATCACCGGCTTGCCGAACTTCTCCTTCGCCGCCTTGCAGACCGCATCAATGTCGTCGCCGATCATGGCGGGCACGCAGGTCTGGTAGACGAAGACGGCCGGGGGATCGTACTTCTCGATGATTTCCTTGATGGACTTGAACAGGCGCTTCTCACCACCGAACACCACGTCGGTTTCGTTGATGTCGGTGGTGAAGCCGGTGCGCCAGATCTGCGAGCCGGAGGAGCGCGCGCCGCGGTTGTCCCAGCTGTTGCCCTCGCAGGCAATGGGGCCATGCACCAGGTGCGCGACATCGGTCAGCGGCTGAAGGGCGATCTTGGCGCCATCGAAGGCGCACCCACCGGCGGCGCCGCCGGGCTGGAGCTGCTTGGTGCACCCCTTCTTCTTTTCCGCCTCCGATTTGTTCTGGTTCTTCGTGCAGCCGGGCTCGTTGAACACTTGCTGGATCGTGGCGGAAACCGAGCTCATGGATCTCTCCTTCGGCGGACGGGCTGTGCAAAGATCGCGGGCGCGAACATCACATCGGGGCGGACTTCACTCTCCCTGTCGGGCCGGCCCGGGCGGGGCCCCGGGCCGGATCGATCATTTCACCTATGCGATCAACGGATGATGTCGAACGAATAGTCGGTCTTCGCAGGTACGATCGTGTTCTGATCGATGGTGTCGAAGATCTTGTCGAGGATGGTGATCAGAACGTTCATGCCGCCCTGATAGCCCCACACCGGACGGCGGTGGTGGTGGTGACGGTCGAACACCGGGAAGCCGATACGGATCAGCGGAGTGCCCGTGTCGCGCTCGAGATACTTGCCGTAGGTGTTGCCGATCAGGAAGTCCACCGGCTCGGTGAAGAGCAGGGAACGCATGTGCCAGAGGTCGCGGCCGGGATAGACGTTGCAGTTCTGGCCGAACGGCGAGCTATCGAACAGCTTCTGGACCTTGTCCGCCCACTTCTGATTGCCGTTGGTGGCAAGCACGTGGGTGGGCTCGGCGCCGAGCTCCAGCAGGAAGGCGGCGAGGCCCAGGCAGAGGTCGGGATCGCCGTAGATGGCGAACTTCTTGCCGTGGATATGGGCGTTCGAGTCGGCGATGGCGTCAACCAGGCGGCCGCGCTCCTTGGCGAGTTCCTCGGGGATTTCCTTGCCGGAGATCCGCGAGATCGCCATCAGGAACTCGTCGGTACCCTTCACGCCCACGGGGTGGTTGAAGGCGACGACTTCCTGGCCGTGATTGCCGATGAACGGCAGTGTCTTCTCGGTGCAGTATTCCTGCATGGAGATGGTGGCCTTGGCGTGGACGGCGTTGGCCGCCTCCTCCAGGGTGGTGCCGCCGTCATACATGCGGAACTCGCCGTCGGTCGGCGTGTCGAAGACTTCCGAATTGTCGCCGAGGATGGTGTAGTCCACGCCCATCAGGCCGAAGATGCGCTTGACTTCACGCAGGTTGCCGACGGTGTAGCCGTCGAAGCCGCCGATGAAGTTGATCTTCTCGTTCGGCTCGCGAACCAGCTTGGGGGCGGTGCCGGCCTTGCCGTCCCAGAAGTGCTCCAGCACGCCCTTGATGGCATTGTCGTAGCCGGTGACATGGCTGCCGACGAAGGCCGGAGTGTGAGCGAAGGGAACGTCGTATTCCTGCGGGACCGAGCCCTTTTCCTTCGCCGTCTTGATGAAGGCGTTGAGGTCGTCGCCGATGACTTCCGCCATGCAGGTGGTGGAGACGGCGATCATCTTGGGCTTGTACATGCTGTAGGTGTTGGCGAGGCCGTCAATCATGTTGTTGAGGCCGCCGAACACCGCCGCATCTTCCGTCATGGACGACGACACGCAGGAGCTGGGCTCCTTGAAGTGACGGGACAGGTGCGAGCGATAGTAGGCGACGCAGCCCTGCGAGCCATGCACGAACGGGATCGTGTGCTCGAAGCCGACCGCCACGAACACCGCGCCGAGCGGCTGGCAGGCCTTGGCCGGGTTCACCGTCAGGGCCTCGCGGGCGAAGTTCTTTTCCTTGTACTCGGGAGTTTTGGCCCACTCGCGAATGCGCTCGACTTCGGCGGGATCGCGGGGGTTCTCAAACATCTTCTTCTTGTTGGCCAGCATCTGCTGGTACTCGGGACCGCGGAACAGCTCGAAGTGATCGAGCACGTTATCTGCATTCTGTGGCATCTCGAACCCCTAATATGTGGGTCAAATATGGGAGCCCGTCCCGGGTGCCCCTCCCCGTGAAGGGAGGGGCGTCTGGTTCAGGCGCTCGAAAACCCGCCTCACTCGGCGGCGAGCAGCCCAGCCTGGCCGGGAGCCTGCTTCCACGGAGCCTTGGTCATCTTCCAGACGGGGGAATTGATGGCCATGTCCATGTCGCGGGCGAAGATGGCGAAGCCATCGTAGCCGTGGTAGGGGCCCGAGTAGTCCCAGGAGTGCATCTGGCGGAACGGCACGCCCATCTTCTGGAAGACGTACTTTTCCTTGATGCCCGAGCCGACCAGGTCCGGCTGGACCTTCTCGACAAACTTCTCGAACTCGTAGCCGGTCACGTCGTCATAGATCAGCGTGCCATCCTTGACGTAGTGCTGGGCGGTGCGCTGATAGTCGTCGTTGTGGCCGAACTCATAACCCGTGCCCACCACTTCCATGCCGAGATCTTCGTAGGCGCCGATCACGTGACGGGGACGCAGGCCGCCCACGTACAGCATGACGGTCTTGCCCTCGAGGCGCGGACGGTACTTGGCGATCACCGCGTCCATGAGGGGCGCGTACTTGGCGATGACGCGCTCGGCGCCTTCCTTGATCTTGTCGTCGAAATAAGCAGCGATCTTGCGCAGCGACTCCGCGATCTTGGAGGGACCGAAGAAGTTGTACTCGCACCACGGGATCCCGAACTTCTCTTCCATGTGGCGGGAGATGTAGTTCATGGAACGGTAGCAGTGCAGCACGTTCAGCTTCGCCCGGGGGGTGTTCTCGAGCTCGGCGAGCGAGCCGTCGCCCGACCACTGGGCGATCACGCGCAGCCCCATCTCCTCAAGGAGGATACGGGACGACCAGGCGTCGCCGCCGATGTTGTAGTCGCCGATGATGGCGACGTCATACGGCGACTGCTCGAACGGGGCCGGCTTGTTCGGATCCAGCTTGTCGAACACCCAGTCCCGCACCGCGTCGTTGGCGATGTGGTGGCCGAGAGACTGCGACACGCCGCGGAAACCTTCGCAGCGGACCGGAACGATGGTCTTGCCGTCGTATTCCTTGGACTTGGACTTGGACACGGCTTCGATGTCGTCGCCGATGAGGCCGATCGGGCACTCGGACTGGACGGTGATGCCGTTGTTGAGCGGAAACAGTTCCTGGATTTCGTCCATGATCTTCGCGAGCTTCTTGTCGCCGCCGAAGACGATGTCCTTTTCCTGGAAGTCGGAGGTGAACTGCATCGTCACGAAGGTGTCGATGCCGGTCGTGCCGATGTAGTAGTTGCGGCGGGCGGCCCAGCTGTACTGGCCGCAGCCCACCGGGCCGTGGGAGATGTGGATCATGTCCTTGATGGGACCCCACACCACGCCCTTGGAGCCGGCGTAGGCGCAGCCGCGGATCGTCATCACGCCCGGGATGGACTTGATGTTCGACTTCACGCCGCAGTCGGACTTGCCGGACTCGTGGACGTTGAGGTGCTTCGCGCGGCGCTTCGCGGTCTTCTCGGGATAAACCTTGAGGACTTCCGCGACGAGTTCCTTGTTCCGCGCCTTGATTTCAGCAACGCTTTGCGGTTGGGCCAAGCTCATTTCGCAATCTCGCTCTCGTTGGGTTGCCGTTTGGCAGGCCGGCCCCGCAATTGAGGCCGGCCTCGGGTCATGCGACGCGGGGCGTCAGCCGACGGCGAGCTCGGCGGCGGTCTTGCCGACGATGCTCTCGTCCACGGCCTTCATGATGCCGTGCTCCATGAGCAGGTCTTCGAGCTCGTCCATGGTGATCGGGGTCGGGATGATGCCGTTGCCCGAGTTGCCATGCACCTTGGTCGCGAGGTTGCGGTAGTGCTGGGCCTGCGCGGAATCGGGCGCATACTCGATCACCGTCATGCGGCGCAGCTCGGCGTGCTGCACGATGTTGTCGCGCGGAACGAAGTAGATCAGCGTGGTGCCGAGCTTCTTCGCCAGCGACTCCGCCAGCTCATATTCCTTGTCGGTCTGGCGCTCGTTGCACACCAGGCCGCCCAGGCGCACGCCGCCGGAGTTCGCATACTTCAGGATGCCCTTGGAGATGTTGTTGGCCGCATACATGGCCATCATCTCGCCGGACATGACGATGTAGATTTCCTGCGCCTTGTTCTCGCGGATCGGCATCGCGAAACCGCCGCACACCACGTCGCCCAGCACGTCGTAGGACACGTAGTCGATGTCCTCGTAGGCGCCGTTCTCCTCAAGGAAGTTGATCGAGGTGATCACGCCGCGGCCGGCGCA
The nucleotide sequence above comes from Xanthobacter flavus. Encoded proteins:
- the sseA gene encoding 3-mercaptopyruvate sulfurtransferase; its protein translation is MSTVLPGPLVSTQWLADHLSAPDVKILDCTWLHESSNMDGRTQYRGRHLPGSVHFDIDAVADKSSPLPHMLPPAAEFAKKVGLLGIGDGDKVIVYDRMCGGAAAARVWWMFRTFGYHDVAMLDGGYGKWVKEKLPSDMSPVRPEPKTFTAVLDPTLVRSLDQMLANVASGTEQVIDARGPAKFTGSQDDVFPAKKKGHIPGAINLPWGDLIVEESGELVQPDAIRARLAAAGVDLEKPIVVTCASGTIACVVMLALYLLGKTDVALYDGSWAEWGLKDETPSAAAA
- a CDS encoding nitrogen fixation protein NifQ, translated to MRAEEVYDWLIASSSSSGADALDVHVAASIVSLAFAEAEEDGRERLEALGLDRAAFLDVAAILFPTAAPVLAAQVDPRAIEVTPEEQSVRDILGIYSSDAGRLQTHFIAMIARRCQSPHHLWQDLGLRSRAELRELMTRRFAPLARKNSQDMKWKKFLYRMVCGSEGFTLCAAPVCSDCDEFHICFGAEDGESRLARNARAAVNANEPIVLAEAAE
- the fdxB gene encoding ferredoxin III, nif-specific, coding for MSNETRDGRAWQPDYLLDIDKDKCIGCGRCYKVCGRDVMTLKGINEDGDVVSLDDDEDDEVEKKVMVMNDIGACIGCGACARVCPANCQIHGLEKAAA
- a CDS encoding CCE_0567 family metalloprotein, coding for MSDVDELKAEIKKLSAKATQSKMDLHDLSEELPINWEQIMVVAKKAHDAFAELEKKRADLKGLEAA
- a CDS encoding NifX-associated nitrogen fixation protein; this translates as MAEAAQVIEPSQAADSPFIKQLIKVWRAQDTHGAWEGKADLDLIEPYIVDKEARRALPLIGDPDPETIWRLELFFNAICLMIEMETRVMISPMLKMSHEGFGRMVLIGGRLIVVNKQLRDVHRFGFDNLAKLAEEGTKFVQQGVEMINKFPEVAKY
- the nifX gene encoding nitrogen fixation protein NifX encodes the protein MKVAFATQDLKRVDAHFGWAKNIAIYEVGPEGHHFIEAIEFDGDLKEDGNEDKLAPKIDAIKDCTILYVAAIGGSGAARVVANNIHPMKVNQPEDISDLIGKLEVVLQGNPPPWLRKVMSKGQERTFDFDE
- the nifN gene encoding nitrogenase iron-molybdenum cofactor biosynthesis protein NifN, which encodes MAKFVQGKKSCAVNPLKMSQPIGGALAFMGLRGAMPLLHGSQGCTSFGLVLFVRHFKEAIPLQTTAMSEVATVLGGYDNVEQAILNIYNRTKPEIIGICSTGVTETKGDDVDGYIKMVRDKYPQLADFPMVYVSTPDFKDAFQDGWEKTVAKIVEVLVKKPEPDAPKNPKRVNVLPGCHLQPGDLDELRCILEDFGLQPSFLPDLVGSLDGHIPDDFTPTTIGGIGVDEIATMGEAAWTIAIGTQMKAAAEAMQKKTGTPYRLFERLCGLGPNDEFFMFLSEISGREVPRRYRRQRGQLVDAMLDAHFHLGGRKLAIGAEPDLLFDVASALHEMGAHVTAAVTTTQSPVFEKLPCDEVLLGDLEDLETLATERGCDLLLTHSHGRQAADRLNIPFYRIGIPMFDRIGSGHKMTVGYRGTRDLMFTLANMCIADHEQNHDATPETWKNPWDDHGHGHGGAHSGAPELGPAPSTAHH
- the nifE gene encoding nitrogenase iron-molybdenum cofactor biosynthesis protein NifE — protein: MSSVSATIQQVFNEPGCTKNQNKSEAEKKKGCTKQLQPGGAAGGCAFDGAKIALQPLTDVAHLVHGPIACEGNSWDNRGARSSGSQIWRTGFTTDINETDVVFGGEKRLFKSIKEIIEKYDPPAVFVYQTCVPAMIGDDIDAVCKAAKEKFGKPVIPINSPGFVGPKNLGNKLAGEAILDHVIGTEEPEYTTPYDINIIGEYNLSGELWQVKPLLDELGIRILACISGDGRYKDVASSHRAKAAMMVCSKAMINVARKMEERYDIPFFEGSFYGIQDSSDSLRELARMLIERGADPELMDRTEALIEREEARAWAAIAKFKDRFKNKKVLLITGGVKSWSVVAALQEAGLELVGTSVKKSTKEDKERIKELMGQDAHMIDDMTPREMYKMLKDAKADIMLSGGRSQFIALKAAMPWLDINQERHHAYMGYIGMVKLVEEIDKALYNPIWEQVRKPAPWDNPENNWQNRAIAEMEAEAAALAADPVAAEKARRAKKICNCKSVDLGTIEDAITAHGLTTVEGVKTHTNASGGCGACSGRIEDIFEALGVAEPPPADPVLAEAARRAKKVCNCKSVSVGTIEDAVAAGAANLAEVTARTEAGSGCGKCGERIEDMLDELIAPLGTPAALVAAE
- the nifK gene encoding nitrogenase molybdenum-iron protein subunit beta, which gives rise to MPQNADNVLDHFELFRGPEYQQMLANKKKMFENPRDPAEVERIREWAKTPEYKEKNFAREALTVNPAKACQPLGAVFVAVGFEHTIPFVHGSQGCVAYYRSHLSRHFKEPSSCVSSSMTEDAAVFGGLNNMIDGLANTYSMYKPKMIAVSTTCMAEVIGDDLNAFIKTAKEKGSVPQEYDVPFAHTPAFVGSHVTGYDNAIKGVLEHFWDGKAGTAPKLVREPNEKINFIGGFDGYTVGNLREVKRIFGLMGVDYTILGDNSEVFDTPTDGEFRMYDGGTTLEEAANAVHAKATISMQEYCTEKTLPFIGNHGQEVVAFNHPVGVKGTDEFLMAISRISGKEIPEELAKERGRLVDAIADSNAHIHGKKFAIYGDPDLCLGLAAFLLELGAEPTHVLATNGNQKWADKVQKLFDSSPFGQNCNVYPGRDLWHMRSLLFTEPVDFLIGNTYGKYLERDTGTPLIRIGFPVFDRHHHHRRPVWGYQGGMNVLITILDKIFDTIDQNTIVPAKTDYSFDIIR
- the nifD gene encoding nitrogenase molybdenum-iron protein alpha chain translates to MSLAQPQSVAEIKARNKELVAEVLKVYPEKTAKRRAKHLNVHESGKSDCGVKSNIKSIPGVMTIRGCAYAGSKGVVWGPIKDMIHISHGPVGCGQYSWAARRNYYIGTTGIDTFVTMQFTSDFQEKDIVFGGDKKLAKIMDEIQELFPLNNGITVQSECPIGLIGDDIEAVSKSKSKEYDGKTIVPVRCEGFRGVSQSLGHHIANDAVRDWVFDKLDPNKPAPFEQSPYDVAIIGDYNIGGDAWSSRILLEEMGLRVIAQWSGDGSLAELENTPRAKLNVLHCYRSMNYISRHMEEKFGIPWCEYNFFGPSKIAESLRKIAAYFDDKIKEGAERVIAKYAPLMDAVIAKYRPRLEGKTVMLYVGGLRPRHVIGAYEDLGMEVVGTGYEFGHNDDYQRTAQHYVKDGTLIYDDVTGYEFEKFVEKVQPDLVGSGIKEKYVFQKMGVPFRQMHSWDYSGPYHGYDGFAIFARDMDMAINSPVWKMTKAPWKQAPGQAGLLAAE